In Tautonia rosea, a single window of DNA contains:
- a CDS encoding cysteine desulfurase family protein, which produces MGPIYLDHNASAPLAPEVLEAMRPFWLAPGNPESRHSFGRHPRRAYEHARETIASILNADTSEVIFTSGGTESNNLAIFGIAGDDRPAEVRHLVTSPIEHPAVSEAVDHLETQGVVVDRAEVGQDGRVDPEAMANRLRPGSTLATLILAQNETGVLQNVQGLAERARELGVPVHTDAVQAVGRVPVDFRQLGVATLATSAHKFHGPAGVGVLLVRSDVSLTPRLFGGGQQSGKRAGTPAVALAVGMAEALRLWHRDAEQRIDRWIRLRDRLESFLVAGLGRASVIRTGPEDAQDRLPQTLHLAFPNLDGDALLMQLDLVGVAASLGSACASGSTQPSATLMAMKVPEDRIRSSVRFSLGATTTEEEIDEAALRIIEVVRRIRSGDGELTQGPT; this is translated from the coding sequence ATGGGGCCGATCTACCTCGACCACAACGCTTCCGCCCCTCTCGCCCCTGAAGTTCTTGAGGCAATGCGGCCGTTCTGGCTCGCTCCGGGGAACCCTGAGAGCCGGCACTCCTTTGGTCGGCATCCCAGGCGGGCGTACGAGCACGCTCGTGAGACAATCGCCAGCATTCTCAATGCAGACACGTCCGAGGTGATCTTCACGTCCGGGGGGACGGAATCAAACAACCTTGCCATCTTCGGAATCGCTGGAGACGATCGACCCGCGGAGGTCCGGCATCTGGTGACGAGCCCGATTGAGCATCCCGCGGTCTCGGAGGCCGTGGATCATCTCGAAACCCAGGGTGTTGTGGTTGATCGGGCGGAGGTCGGGCAAGATGGCCGGGTCGATCCCGAGGCAATGGCCAATCGTCTTCGGCCAGGAAGCACCCTGGCGACACTTATCCTAGCCCAGAATGAGACGGGAGTTCTTCAGAACGTTCAAGGTCTGGCCGAACGTGCCAGGGAACTCGGAGTTCCCGTCCATACGGACGCTGTTCAGGCGGTTGGGAGAGTGCCGGTCGATTTTCGACAGTTGGGCGTGGCAACTCTTGCCACCAGTGCTCACAAGTTTCACGGACCGGCCGGGGTCGGCGTGCTGCTTGTTCGATCGGACGTCTCCCTCACACCAAGGCTCTTTGGCGGGGGCCAGCAGTCGGGAAAGCGAGCTGGGACACCGGCCGTGGCACTTGCGGTTGGGATGGCCGAGGCACTTCGGCTCTGGCATCGAGACGCCGAGCAACGCATCGATCGCTGGATTCGTTTGAGGGATCGTCTGGAGTCGTTTCTCGTTGCGGGGCTTGGTCGGGCATCCGTGATTCGGACGGGACCGGAAGACGCTCAGGATCGACTTCCTCAGACGCTTCACCTAGCTTTCCCCAACCTTGATGGGGATGCCTTGCTGATGCAGCTTGACCTTGTCGGAGTTGCGGCATCACTCGGATCGGCTTGTGCCAGTGGCTCGACTCAACCCTCAGCAACCTTGATGGCCATGAAGGTGCCGGAGGATCGTATACGCTCGTCGGTCCGATTCAGCCTTGGAGCGACGACGACCGAGGAGGAGATCGACGAAGCCGCCCTGAGGATCATTGAGGTGGTGCGCCGGATACGTTCTGGTGATGGAGAGTTAACTCAAGGTCCCACGTGA